From the genome of Streptomyces sp. NBC_01304:
ACCTCGTCCGGGCGGCCGAGGCGGCCCAGGAGGGTGAGCTCCTCGAATTTCTTGCGCAGGCCCTCCGGGTCGGGGTCGGCCTGGAAGACGACCTCCAGGAGCTCGGTCTGGATCGGGCCCGGGCACAGTGCGTTGACGCGGATGCCGGCCTTCGCGTGGTCGATCGCGGTGGCCTTGGTGAGCTGGATGACGCCGCCCTTGGAGGCGCAGTACGCCGCCACGCCCGCGTCGCCGACCAGGCCGAGCTCCGAGGCGATGTTCACGATGGTGCCGCCGCCGTTTTCGGTCATTGCGGGGATGGCGTGCTTGGAGCAGAGGAAGACACCGCGCATGTTGACGCCCATGAGCCTGTCCCATTCCTCGACGGTGGTGTCGAGGATGGTTTTGGCGAATTCGATGCCGGCGTTGTTGACGAGGATGTCGAGGCCGCCGTGCGTTTTGAGCGTGTGCTCGATCAGGGCCTTGACCTGGGCTTCGTCACTCACGTCACACTTCGTGAAGTGGCCGCCGAGTTGCTTTGCCTCGTCTGTGGCGTCCAAGACGTCGGACATGACGACTGTGGCGCCCTCTTTGATGAAGCGTTCGGCGATTGCGTGGCCTAGGCCTCGCTTGGCTCCGGTGACGATGGCGGATTTTCCGGCTAGCTGCATGGGGTCATGCTGCCCCACCGGTGGGGGTGCGGCTTGGGGCCAAAGTCCCGTCTCGTACGTTCCTTTTCCCCACCCCGCCCCTTCCCGTAAGGCTGCCGCCGGCTTCAAAGGATTGTCCTCGATCGCCGGACGGGCTGATTCATCAGCCGCCTGTCCCTCAGTTGTCGAACTGGGCCAGTGGGATCGCGTACAGGCGTCGGTCCTTGGGCCATTCCCCGCGCTTGATGCCCCACGCCCGGTCGGCGCACACGGCGAAGACGTCGTCGCCCATGCAGGCGGCCCACAGGATGAACTTCTCCGGCAGGGTGCGGACCGGGCCCCTGTCGCCCGTCGCGGGGTCGAAGCGCGACAGGTGGTTGGGCTTGCCGGCGACGCCGAAGATCAGTGGGGTGTCGGGGCCGCTTCCGTTGTTCCCGGCCAGGCTGTAGTGCACCAGGTCGTCATGGCTCCAGAGCTCGGCTCCGGTGCGGGGGTCGACGCCCAGGGTCCGCATCCTCTTCTCGTCCGGAACCTCCTGCTGGACGACGAGCACATCGCCCGCAAGGTAGGAGTACAAGCTGTCGCGCACGGACCAGAGCTTCTTGCCGTCGGTGGCGGACCAGGCTTCGCCGGTGCCGACGAGCAGCTTGCCCTCGGGAAGGACCTCCGGTTCCTCGCGGTCCTTGTACGTGGCGAGTACGTCGCCGGTGGTCGCGTCGACGACGACCACGTCCCCGTCGTTGGCGAAGAAGAGACGGTCGTCGACCGCGCCCTTGAAGACCGAGGTCACGAACTCCGAGTGGTCCGCGAACGTCCAACTCCACAGCAAGGCCCCGCCCTTGTGAAGAGCGTCCCAGCTGCGGCTGTCCAGGCGGGCCAGGACCAGCGAACCGGCATCGACGACCGTGGTGTACGCCCCCGTGTCGTCCTCGCTGGTGTGCCGCCAGAGCTCGTTCCCGCTCTTGGCGTCCAGCGCGCAGACGTACTGGGCGACCGCGACGTAGAAGCCGCTCTCGGACACGACGGCATCGATGCCGGAGGTGACGTCGTCGTCGCCGAGGGGCGCGAACTTCCAGACGACGGATCTGTCATCGGGGTCGATGGCGTGCAGCTCGCTGGAGTCCACCGCGAAGTAGAGGGAGCCGTCGGGCCCCGTGACCGGCGCATCGACCTGGTCGTGCGCGCGCCAGCGCTCCTCACCCGAGGCCAGTTCACGAGTGAGCCAGCGATTGTCCCCGTCTGTCTCGTGGGTCAGGACGAGTGAGCCGAGCGCCTCGACCGGGCTGTCCCTGGCGGCCCGCTTCCACCGGGGTGCCAGCTCCCCGTTCTGGCCCACCTGACCCGCGCCGCCCTTGTCTCCCTCTCCCTCGCCTCCCCCGCCCTTGTCCCCTCCGTCGTCCTCCAGCACCTTCGGTACGACCACCACGGTCGTCGACACCGCGGCCAGGCCGATCACCCCGAACAGCACGGTCCGCCGTGACACCGGCCGCCCGGAGACCGGAGCTGGGGCCGCATCCGGAAGCGCAGGGTGCATCGGCGGCGCGGCGGGCCGCCCCGTCGTCTCCCCCGCGCCCATCTCCCGCGCGATCGCCCCGAGCCGCGCCGCGGTCTCAGCGGCCGAAGGGGGGCGGTTCTCCGGGGACTTGGCCAGCAACTCCGCCACCAGAAGGTCCAGCTCCGCAGGCAGCCCCGGCCGACGCGTGGACGGCGGGTCGGGGACCTCCGAGGCGTGGGCCACGATCTGGGCCAGGGCGTCCCGGTCGCCGAACGGCGGCTGCCCGGTGAGGAGTTGATGGAGCAGGCAACCCAGCGAGTAGAGGTCGGATGCCGCCCCCACCTCCTCCCCGCGCGCCTGCTCCGGCGACATCCACGGCGCGCTGCCCAGTACGCCGCCGGCCTGGCTGAGACGGTCCAAGCCGAGGTCACGGTGGAACCAGGCGATGCCGAAGTCGAGGACGCGGACCGTGCCGTCGGGGCCGAGGACGGCGTTCGCGGGCTTGATGTCGCGGTGGACGATGCCCGCGTCGTGCGCCGCCTCCAAGGCGACGCAGATCTGCCGGGCCCAGTCCACGGCCTGCGCCGGGGCGGGCGGGCCCTCGGCGGTCAGGACGCGGTCGAGGGCACGGCCCGGGGCGAGGGCCATGACGATGTAGAGCGTGTCGCCATCCCGGCCGAAGTCATGGACGGTGACCACGTGTTGGTTGTCGGAGAGCCCCGCCGCAGCCCGCGCCTCGCGTTCGAGCCGAGCCGCCGCCTCCTCGGTGACTCCGGGCCCCGCGACGGTCTTGACCGCGACCTCCCGGTGCAGCACCAGGTCCTCGGCCCGCCACACGACACCCATCCCACCCGCGCCGAGCCGTTCGGTCAGCCGGTAGCGCCCGGACAGCACGGTCTCCGCCACTGGTCCCTCCCCGTAGCTCACTCTGTATGTACGCCATGTACGCCGACATGTACGCCACGTACGCCACGTACGGCGACACGCGATCCGGCGGTTGCAGGCTACGGCCCCCGGATCACTCTTGGAGCCTCAATACCCCTCTGGCACACTGCAGTTGCACTGACCACTTGACTGATCACGAGCAACTCAAGAGCGCACGGGGGCAGCAGGACATGTGGGGGCGGGGAGTAGTCCTCGGCGGGCGATACACGCTGGCCGGGCGGCTCGGAGGCGGGGCCCAGGGTGAGGTCTGGCGGGCCGAGGACGATGTGCTCGGGCGGCAGGTGGCGGTCAAGATCCTGCTGCCCGCGCTGGTCGACGACGCGGCCTTCATGGAACGGTTCCGGCGCGAGGCGCGGCTGCTCGCGGGCCTCGACCACCCCGGAATCGTAGGCGTCCACGACTACGGCGAGGGGCGCCACGACGACCAGTTGATCGCGTACATCGTCATGGAGCTCATCGAGGGCCGGTCCCTCGCAGAGGTCCGGGCCGAGAGCGGGACGCTGCCCGTCGAGCGCACCCTGGAACTCGTCGCCCAGGCCCTCGACGCCCTGCACGCCTCACACACCCAGGGCGTCGTGCACCGCGACATCAAGCCGTCCAATCTCATGCTCCGACCCGACGGCCGCCTCAAGGTCACCGACTTCGGGATCGCCCGCGCCGCCTCGTCCACGAAGCTCACGGCGTCCGACGCCGTGATCGGCACCGCGCTCTACATGGCCCCCGAGCAGGCCGAGGGCACCAGCACCGGCACGGGTGCGGCCTCGGACCTCTACTCGCTCGGCGTCGTCACGTACGAACTGCTCACCGGGGAGCTCCCGTTCACCGGTGACACAGTCCTGGAGATCGTGCTCAAGCACATCCGGGAACCCGCGCCCGAGCTGCCCGACACCTTCCCCTCGCCGGTACGTTCCTTCGTCGCGCGTGCCCTGGCCAAGAGCCCCGACGACCGGTTCGCCGACGCGGCGGCGATGGCGGCCGCGGCGCGGCGCCTCGCAGCGGGCGGGGCGGGCGGGGCGCAGGAGACGGAACCCGTACCCGCTCCGGCACCCGCACCCGTGCCGGTGCCCGTGCCCGTGCCCGTGCCCGTGCCCAAGGCGGAGTCCGCACCCGCACCCGCGGCCGCCACCACCCAGGCCACCCGCCGACAGCGGCGCCGCACTCCGCTCGTCGTGCTCGGCGCGGTCCTCGTACCGGCCGTGGCGGGGACCGTCCTGTACCTGGTCCCGACCCCCCGCTCCACCGACGCGAACAAGCCGCCCGCCGCCGGACCCGGCGCCGCCGACTCCGGTGGGGGCGGCCAGAATTCACAAACGCCGCCCGGCAAGTCCGGCAACCCCAGCGACAAGGCGAAGCCGAAGGGTGAGGACAAGGAGAAGGAAAAGGACGGGGACGGCGGGGCGGCGGGAGCGGCCGTCTCCGGCGGCGGGGGAAGTGGCGACCCGGGCGCCGACTCCGGGCAGGACGGCGGGAGTTCGGGCGACGGCGGGGGCAGCGCGAGCGGCGGCTCGGACAGCGGCAGCGCGTCGGGCGGCGGTTCGGGCGACGGCGGCGGCTCAGGTGGCGGCACGCCCGCCGGCTGCGGCGGCGACAACTGGGGCGCGATCACCAACGTCGGCTCCGGAGTCAAGGTCGGCCTGGCCGACGCCGGCCCGAAGGTGAACGGCAAGGTCGTCATGGGCGGGCACACGGAGTACGGCTGGGTGAAGGCGACCGGCCAGCAGGGCAGCGTCTCCTTCAAGTCCTGCAACCTGAGCAAACCCGAGCTGTCGTCGCACGCGGCCTCCTGGGACAGCACCCCGCAGACGATCCTCACGGGGTCGCCGAGCAGCCTCTCCACCCTCTGGAACCCGGAGAAGGCCGGCACCTCGGGCGCGTACTACCTGCAGGACTTCAACGGCAACAACTGCCTGACCGACAACGGCGCGGGCAAGCAGCTGACCGTCGTCACCTGCACGCCCGGGAGCAAGTCCCAGCAGTGGCGGATTCCCTGACCGGCCGGTCGATCCCTCGTACGTACGGACAGTTGATGGCCATGCCGGAATCGGCGAGGGTTCTGACATGGGGGACGGGGACAAGGACGGGGACGGGGACTACGGGCTCTTCGGCGACGTCGACGACATCGACGACATCGACGACATCGACGACCCGGACGACCTGGGCGACTTCGGGGGCTTCGGCGGGGGCTTCGGCGACGGCGGCGGCATAGAGCCGGTCTCGGCGATGGTCGGGGTCGCGGTGCTCATCGCGGCCTGCTGGAGGGTCACGGACCGTTCCCGGCGGGCGCGCTATCTGTGGGCGGTCGTCGCGGTGACTGCGGTCGGCCTGATCCTCCAGTACGTCAACTACAACGACTCGGGCTTCTGGTCGCGTGCGCGGGCCGAGCACGACCTGATCCAGATGATCGTGATGGCGGGCCCTGGCGGCGTGGCCGCGCTGCTGCGGCTGCTGTTCAGCGGGGCCTCACGCGGCTGACCGCAGGGCCTCGCGGATCCGGGCGATCACCAACTCCGGGGCCGCGAAGACTTCCACGGCCGTGAACCGCAGAACCAACGCCACCTCCGGGCAGCTTTGCAGCGCGTTGAAACGGGCGACGTCCCGGTCGTGGGCGGCGCGGCTGCCGTGGAACGCGTACCCCTCGATCTCGACGACCACCCGCTTCGCCCGGAAGAGGAAGTCGACGCGCACCCGCCGCCCGCCTGCCACGTCCAACTCGACCTGCGACTCGGGGTGCAGCCCCGCGTCCTGGAAGCGCAGCCGGGCGACCGTCTCCGCCGGGGACTCGCACTTCGGGTCGGCGAGCGCGAGCCGACTCCGGACCTCCGCCCGCCCCCGCGGCGGCAGCGCGTCGACGGCCGCCGTCAACTGGGCGAGCGTGACGAGCGGCGCGCGCCGCTGCCGGCAGGTCAGCGCCGAGTCGACGGCTACGAGCGCCTCGTCCCGCCCCTCCGAGCGGAGCAGGTCGGCGAGGGTCCGGGCCGGCGTCGTCAGACGCGGGGCGGGAGCCGTCGCCGGGCGGAGGGTCGTGACCTCTTCGGGCCGCAGCGCAGCTCGGTGGACCTTCCCGTCGCGGCTGGTCCCGCTTCCCCAGCGTTCGTTCGTGAACTCGGGCGGTACGCGGTCGAGTTCGCGTACGCCGAGCAGTTCGATGCCCCAGAGCGCGGCAGCCGCACGGTGGCTGGCGACCAGTTCCGGGTCCACGAGCTGGATCGCCCGTACGCGCAGGCCCAGGTCGATCTCGCGGCCGGGCTCGGCCCAGGCGCCGTAGTGGATGCGCCGCCAGCCCGCCCGGACCAGGCTCCGCCTGACGGTCTTCCCCTCCACCTCACCTCTCCGCACGAGCCACCGGCTCAAGAGAACTCCGCCGCAAGCGGCAACCCCTAGGAAGGACGACGCTCCCCCGACTCCGACTCCGACTCCGACCACGCCCCCAACCCCGACCATGCGCCCATGATCCCCGGCGGCGCACATCTCCGCTGGGCCTGTGGATAACCCTCCGGGTAGCGGCGGTTGGGGGCTGGGGGCTGCGCCGAGGGCGGGCGGAGCTTGCGGAGGTCGGGGCTTGGGGAAGTCGGGCTGGCGGGCCAGCGGGCGGTCGGGCGGGCCGGCGAGTCGCGAAGTCGCCCTTCGGCGGCTGGTCAAGAACGAGATTGCGTGGCTGGTGGGGGTGGGTGGTGCAGGTGGCCTCCGCTCCTTTCGTCGTCGGCTGCGGCGGCTCGTGGGCTGGCTTTCCCCCATGACGGTCAGTACGGGCCCCTGGATTTGCGCATCGCCGACAGGAGGACCGCCTGGGAAGGGAAAGACGCAGCAGCGGGGAGGGAGGGGCTGGGGTGGGAGGGAGGGGCTGGGCCGGGGAGGGAAGGGCGCGGGGCCGGGGAGGCCGAGGCCGGGCCGGGGGGCGGAGCCGGGGAGGGGAGGCCGAGGCCGAGGAGGGGAGGCCGAGGCCGAGGAGGGGAGGCCGGGGCCGAGGAGGGGAGGCCGAGGCCGAGGAGGGGAGGCCGGGGCCGAGGAGGAAGGGGCGCGGGGCCGAGGAGGGGAGGCCGAGGCCGAGGAGGAAGGGGCGCGGGGCCGAGGAGGGGAGGCCGAGGCCGAGGAGGAAGGGGCGCGGGGCCGAGGAGGGGAGGCCGAGGCCGAGGAGGAAGGGGCGCGGGGCCGGGGCCGGGGAGGCCGGGGCCGGGCCGGGGCCGAGGAGGCCGGAGCCGAGGAGGCCGGAGCCGAGGAGGCCGGGGAGGGAGGAGGCCGGAGCCGAGGAGGGAGGTCGAGGCGGGGGCGGAGCCGGGGAGGGAGGGGGCGGAGCCGGGGAGGGAGGGGGCGGAGCCGGGGGTGCAGGAGCCAACTGAGGGAAATGGGGCCAAGGAATTGGGACAAAGAGGGGCACCAACTGCCCCCTATCCCCCACCTGTCGAATCTGCCCTCCCTCCGCTCCCGCGCTCCCGCGCTGCCCGCTCCCGCGCCACCCCGCTCCCCCTCTCCGCCGCTGCCCCGCCCTCCGCCACCCCGCTCCGCCGCTGCCCTGCCCCTCCGCCGCCCCGCGCCTACGCTCCCGCGCTGCCCCGCTCCTCCGCCGCCCGCGTCCACGCTCCCCTGCTCCTCCGCTCCTCCGCTCCTCCGCTGCCCCACCCCTCCGCCACCCCGCGCCAACGCTCCCGCGCTGCCCAGCCCCTCCGCCACCCAGCCCCTCCGCCGCCCGCGTCCACGCTCCCCCGCTCCTCCGCTCCCCCTCTCCGCCGCTGCCCCGCCCTCCGCCACCCCGCTCCGCCGCCGCCCTGCCCCTCCGCCGCCCCGCGCTGCCCCGCTCCTCCGCTCCTCCACCGCTCCGCTCCTCCGCCGCCCCGCGCCCCCTCCTCCGCCGCCCCGCTCCCCGCTGCCCCGCGCCCGCGCTGCCGCTGCTCCCGCTCGCCTGCCTCTCTCCCTGCTTCCCCTCCCTCCTCCTCCCTCCTCCCTCCTCCTCCCTCCTCCTCCCTGCTGCTGTCTTTCTTGTCTTTCTCTCCTCGGGGCGGAGGGGCTTCGGGCTGTTCGTCGCTGGTGATCGCCCTCGTATGCCCGTACTGACAGTCATGGGGGAAAGTCAGCCGGCGAGCCGCTGCAGTCGACGACGAAAGGAGCGGAGGCCACCTGCACCAGCCGCCCCCATCAGCCACGCAATCTGGCTCCTACCGCGCGCAACGCCTCCGGACGCGAGGTTCTGCCACCACCTCGTCGCGAGGGCGACGGTGGGGGCTCGCTGTGGAGTGGCCGGCTACGGGTTCCCGGGGCCCGGCTGCGCGGGCGGCTGTGGGGTCGGGGGCTGGGTCAGGTTGCCGGTGACCGAGCCGAAGACGCTCGTCGGGCTCAGGCCCAGGCGGGGGCCGCGCCAGGCCAGGCCGAGGCCGAGGAGGATGGCCGGGGCGATGACGGAGATCGCCGTGGCGGAGATCTTGAGCGCGACCAGGCCCCAGATCGCGCCGGCCGTCGCGGCGACCATGAGCAGGATGATCGCGGCGTCGGCCGCGCGCCTGGCCCGGCTGGGGAGCGGCTCGGGCAGGGGCGCTGTCTGCGTGTCGGCCTCGTCGAGGAGGGCCAGCCAGCGGCCCTCTCCTGACCGTTCGGCGAGGGTGACTGTCTTCCGGGCGAGCTCGTCCAGGGCGGGGGTGCCGTCCCGGAAGACATCGGCGACGGCGGCCCGCAGGGCGTGCTGGACGCGGGCGATGTACTCGGCGAGCTCGCGTTTTCGCTTGGGACTGCCGTACACGTGGCCCGCCTCGGCGAAGCGCGACAGGGAGCGGACGACCCTCTCCACCTCGCGGTCGAGCGCCAGTACGTCACTCTCGCCGTCCGCGACCTCCTTACAGGCCATCAAGACGTCACAGCACTGGAGTTGGAGAAGTGCGGGGGCTTCAAGGCTCCGCAATCGACGAATGGAGAAGAACCATGCGTCGCGGACGAGCCAGATGACCAGAGACAGCGGTACGGCATAGGTCAGCGCGCCACCCACCCACCAAGGTTCGTCCGGCGCCCCGGCTTCGAGCAGGACGGTCACCGCCAGGAAGGCGACACTTTCAACCATCCAGACAAAGCCCCAGGCGAGGAGGCCTGCGTAATACCCCACAGCCAGCCGGAGGCTCTTCTCCAGCTCCGCATCCCGAGTGGTGAACGGCCGACCAAACCGCGCGGCGGTCGCGGTGAGCGCATCGGGATCGTACGACTTCAGGTTCTGCGACAGATGACCGCCAAGGAGCCTGAAGAGCCGCCTCTCGCTTCGCCAAGGCCTGGCCTTTCGCAGCCATTTCTCGTACTGCTCGCGCAGGAGGACCAACATCAAGGCAGCGCCACTCGCCGCCACCATCACGTTGCCGATCACCTCACCCGACAAGGCTCCCCCTCCCACAGCACAACCGGGCCGCAGCGACTACGGCCCGGTTCGCGAGGGCCCGATCGTCCCACGAACTGCCGTGCTGCTCAGGCGAGTTGGCCGTACGTTGAGGACATGAAACGTCGACGTGTGTTGGCTGTCGTGCTGGCGGTCGCCTTCGCAGCGGGTTGCGGCAGCGGCAAGGGCGGCGAGGACCGTTCCGGTCCGCCGGACGGCGCGCGGAGTTCGGTTGAGGCGTATGTGAAGGCGCTCAACGCGCGTGACGTCGAGGCCTTGCTGGCGGTGGGTGGTACTCCCGACGAGGCGTGGTCGCGGAAGCAGGCCGGCCGGGTTCTGTCGGGCAAGGGTGGACGTGGACTCACGGTGGAGGACGTGTCGCTGACGTACGACCGCATGGGGATCTTCCTGGCCGACGCGAAGCTGGTGGCCAAGGACAAGGACGGCGGGGCGGTTCGGGAGAATCTGGAGCTTGCCCATGAGGGGAAGTGGACGGTGATCCTGTTCGAGCACCCTGCCGATCCGGGCAAGCCTACGTCCGGCACCAGCCGGACATAGGCGGCCCTCCGCCCCCTCGCCCTTTCGTGCCCGGCGGTCGCGCTACCCCGCCGCGTGCGCCAATGGGGCCCTGCTGACCGCCAGTTGGCCGTACGTCGCCGTCGACGCGTGCGGCAATACCGCCCACATGCGGGTACCGCCGGAGGGTTCGCGGGCGTCGCCGAAGCCCCATTCGCCCTTGCAGGTGCGGACGACGCAGGCGAGGAGGCGGAGGCTTGCTCGGCGGCGGGCGTCGCATTGTGCGGCGAGGCGGGGGTTCGCGTGGCGGGGATGGCCGTCGTAGAGGATCACTCGGAGGGCACCCTCCCGGTAGCGGAGCGATACGTAGACCTCGGAGGTTGGGGTGAACTGGCATGCCGTTGCGGTCAGTTCGCCGACCGTTTGGACTGCCGCGTCCGTGAGGGATTGCAGGCCGTGTTCGGCGAGGATGCGGCGGGTTGCCGCGCGGGCGATGGCGGGGGTTGCGGGGCCCGTTGGGAGGGTCAGGCTGTACGTCAGCTCGTCGGGGGCGGGTGGGTTGATGGTGGCGAGCTCGGTCTGGCAGGTGGCGGGCATGGTGAGGGACATCCCTAACTCCCTTGCGTTGGTGGGTGGTTGAGCGGGCGGTGGCGATGTCTCCGGGCATGCCGGAGGTGCACTTCCGCCACGCGTACTGCGTGACCGTTGCGCTACTCACTGTAGGGCAGGGCGGAGTACGTGTACTACGGAACGCCGGAATACACTGAGCCGCATGCCGCCGAGAAGCACACCAACGGAGCGACAGCGACGCCTCGGCGCAGAGTTGCGCAAGATGCGGGTCGCTGCCGGGATGACCACCGAGTACGCCGCCGGACTGCTGGGCGTCCCCCGCACCAACGTGCCCAACATGGAGTCCGGCCGTTCAGGCATCAGCGCCGATCGCGTACGCACTCTCGCGGGCAATTACGGCTGCCCGGACCAGGGCCTCGTGGATGCACTGGCCTCGATGGCCACCGAGCGCGACAAGGGTTGGTGGGAGACGTACCGGGGCCAACTCCCTGTCAGCTTCCTGGACATCGCCGAAATGGAGTGGCACGCCACCAGCCTGCGTATCGCCCTGACCGTGCACATGCCGGGGATACTGCAGACCGAGGAGCACGCCCGCGCCGTCTTCGAGGCGGTGATCCCCCGCCTGCCCGCCGCCGACATCGACGTGCGTGTGGCCCACCGCATGGACCGTCAGCAGGTACTGGAGAACGCGGAGCCGCCGAGTGTCGACGTGATCGTCCACGAGGCCGCGCTGCGGATGCAGTTCGGTGGACCGGGCGTCGCTCGGCGGCAGTTGGAGCGCCTTCTGCAACTGAGCGAGCGGGACAGCGTTGCGCTGCACGTCATCCCGTTCAAGGCGGGGAGCTTCCCTGGCGCCGGGCAGTCCGTCATCTACGCCCAGGCGAACGTGCCGCCGCTCGACACCGTCGAGCTGGACAGCACCCATGGCGCGGAATTCATCGACACGGAGATGCAGTTGCAGAAGTATCGGGCCCAGCTCGACGCGATGGAGTCCGTCGCCCTAGCGCCCGCCGCCTCGCGCGA
Proteins encoded in this window:
- a CDS encoding SDR family NAD(P)-dependent oxidoreductase is translated as MQLAGKSAIVTGAKRGLGHAIAERFIKEGATVVMSDVLDATDEAKQLGGHFTKCDVSDEAQVKALIEHTLKTHGGLDILVNNAGIEFAKTILDTTVEEWDRLMGVNMRGVFLCSKHAIPAMTENGGGTIVNIASELGLVGDAGVAAYCASKGGVIQLTKATAIDHAKAGIRVNALCPGPIQTELLEVVFQADPDPEGLRKKFEELTLLGRLGRPDEVASAALFLASDQSSNMTGANLVLDGGWTTR
- a CDS encoding serine/threonine-protein kinase; translated protein: MAETVLSGRYRLTERLGAGGMGVVWRAEDLVLHREVAVKTVAGPGVTEEAAARLEREARAAAGLSDNQHVVTVHDFGRDGDTLYIVMALAPGRALDRVLTAEGPPAPAQAVDWARQICVALEAAHDAGIVHRDIKPANAVLGPDGTVRVLDFGIAWFHRDLGLDRLSQAGGVLGSAPWMSPEQARGEEVGAASDLYSLGCLLHQLLTGQPPFGDRDALAQIVAHASEVPDPPSTRRPGLPAELDLLVAELLAKSPENRPPSAAETAARLGAIAREMGAGETTGRPAAPPMHPALPDAAPAPVSGRPVSRRTVLFGVIGLAAVSTTVVVVPKVLEDDGGDKGGGGEGEGDKGGAGQVGQNGELAPRWKRAARDSPVEALGSLVLTHETDGDNRWLTRELASGEERWRAHDQVDAPVTGPDGSLYFAVDSSELHAIDPDDRSVVWKFAPLGDDDVTSGIDAVVSESGFYVAVAQYVCALDAKSGNELWRHTSEDDTGAYTTVVDAGSLVLARLDSRSWDALHKGGALLWSWTFADHSEFVTSVFKGAVDDRLFFANDGDVVVVDATTGDVLATYKDREEPEVLPEGKLLVGTGEAWSATDGKKLWSVRDSLYSYLAGDVLVVQQEVPDEKRMRTLGVDPRTGAELWSHDDLVHYSLAGNNGSGPDTPLIFGVAGKPNHLSRFDPATGDRGPVRTLPEKFILWAACMGDDVFAVCADRAWGIKRGEWPKDRRLYAIPLAQFDN
- a CDS encoding serine/threonine-protein kinase, with product MTDHEQLKSARGQQDMWGRGVVLGGRYTLAGRLGGGAQGEVWRAEDDVLGRQVAVKILLPALVDDAAFMERFRREARLLAGLDHPGIVGVHDYGEGRHDDQLIAYIVMELIEGRSLAEVRAESGTLPVERTLELVAQALDALHASHTQGVVHRDIKPSNLMLRPDGRLKVTDFGIARAASSTKLTASDAVIGTALYMAPEQAEGTSTGTGAASDLYSLGVVTYELLTGELPFTGDTVLEIVLKHIREPAPELPDTFPSPVRSFVARALAKSPDDRFADAAAMAAAARRLAAGGAGGAQETEPVPAPAPAPVPVPVPVPVPVPKAESAPAPAAATTQATRRQRRRTPLVVLGAVLVPAVAGTVLYLVPTPRSTDANKPPAAGPGAADSGGGGQNSQTPPGKSGNPSDKAKPKGEDKEKEKDGDGGAAGAAVSGGGGSGDPGADSGQDGGSSGDGGGSASGGSDSGSASGGGSGDGGGSGGGTPAGCGGDNWGAITNVGSGVKVGLADAGPKVNGKVVMGGHTEYGWVKATGQQGSVSFKSCNLSKPELSSHAASWDSTPQTILTGSPSSLSTLWNPEKAGTSGAYYLQDFNGNNCLTDNGAGKQLTVVTCTPGSKSQQWRIP
- a CDS encoding endonuclease domain-containing protein, whose translation is MEGKTVRRSLVRAGWRRIHYGAWAEPGREIDLGLRVRAIQLVDPELVASHRAAAALWGIELLGVRELDRVPPEFTNERWGSGTSRDGKVHRAALRPEEVTTLRPATAPAPRLTTPARTLADLLRSEGRDEALVAVDSALTCRQRRAPLVTLAQLTAAVDALPPRGRAEVRSRLALADPKCESPAETVARLRFQDAGLHPESQVELDVAGGRRVRVDFLFRAKRVVVEIEGYAFHGSRAAHDRDVARFNALQSCPEVALVLRFTAVEVFAAPELVIARIREALRSAA
- a CDS encoding ATP-binding protein, whose translation is MSLTMPATCQTELATINPPAPDELTYSLTLPTGPATPAIARAATRRILAEHGLQSLTDAAVQTVGELTATACQFTPTSEVYVSLRYREGALRVILYDGHPRHANPRLAAQCDARRRASLRLLACVVRTCKGEWGFGDAREPSGGTRMWAVLPHASTATYGQLAVSRAPLAHAAG
- a CDS encoding helix-turn-helix domain-containing protein; amino-acid sequence: MPPRSTPTERQRRLGAELRKMRVAAGMTTEYAAGLLGVPRTNVPNMESGRSGISADRVRTLAGNYGCPDQGLVDALASMATERDKGWWETYRGQLPVSFLDIAEMEWHATSLRIALTVHMPGILQTEEHARAVFEAVIPRLPAADIDVRVAHRMDRQQVLENAEPPSVDVIVHEAALRMQFGGPGVARRQLERLLQLSERDSVALHVIPFKAGSFPGAGQSVIYAQANVPPLDTVELDSTHGAEFIDTEMQLQKYRAQLDAMESVALAPAASRDFIRTLANDL